In Pseudothermotoga sp., the genomic window ATGAAAAAAGCCGTCAAAATACTGCTCACCATGAAAGCTATGGCAAGACCGAGCGTGATCTTACCAGAAGTATCGAGACCTTTCTTCCTTCCAAACATGGTGTAGAGTGCTCCGCTACCAAAAGCTCCGCCGAGCTCGGCGAACTTGCCCATCTGAACGATCACCATGTAGATGAGCCCTGCGCTGATCAGTGAATGAAGAACTATCATGAACGTTTTCACAAACTCCACCTCCTGCTTGCAAATATAACACACAGCTTTGCAAAATGAAAGCCCCCCATGAGGGGGGCTTTCAGTTAATAACTACTTAAATTATTTTGCTTGGACCTTATTTTTCTTCCAATCTTCACATGGCCAGCCGAATGTGACAGATCCATTGCTCAACTTGATAGCTCCTGCCCCCATGTCGATATAATAATTGGCATTAGCTGTTAAAGCCGTTGCAAACTGAGTTGGACTTGCATCTTTCA contains:
- the secG gene encoding preprotein translocase subunit SecG, producing the protein MKTFMIVLHSLISAGLIYMVIVQMGKFAELGGAFGSGALYTMFGRKKGLDTSGKITLGLAIAFMVSSILTAFFISR